A single region of the Chloroflexota bacterium genome encodes:
- a CDS encoding twin-arginine translocase TatA/TatE family subunit, translated as MRIGWVEGLIIFGILIFLFGATKLPAMGRAIGQSIKEFKKGVRDADDEKAEKSATTAAKTTSDENKKITQH; from the coding sequence ATGCGCATCGGCTGGGTAGAAGGCCTCATCATCTTCGGCATCTTGATCTTCCTTTTCGGCGCGACGAAGCTGCCCGCCATGGGACGCGCCATCGGCCAGAGCATCAAAGAGTTCAAGAAAGGCGTGCGCGACGCCGATGACGAGAAGGCGGAGAAGTCCGCAACGACTGCTGCGAAGACCACCAGCGACGAGAACAAGAAGATCACGCAGCACTAA
- a CDS encoding twin-arginine translocase TatA/TatE family subunit: MDFLGIGPLEFVLIAIVFLVVMGPDKLPVYGRKLGEFIGRARRTVNEAKDALTEETRDVEQGAKGVGESVRKTVDLPPSPDFDLTFNFDPEPGSRGASAASDAAKGKPGGGASAR; this comes from the coding sequence TTGGATTTTCTTGGGATAGGCCCCCTCGAATTCGTGCTCATCGCCATCGTCTTTCTGGTGGTCATGGGCCCGGACAAGTTGCCCGTCTACGGGCGCAAGCTCGGCGAATTCATCGGCCGGGCGCGGCGCACGGTGAACGAGGCCAAGGACGCCCTCACGGAAGAGACCAGGGATGTGGAACAGGGGGCCAAGGGCGTCGGCGAGAGCGTGCGCAAGACGGTGGACCTGCCGCCGTCCCCGGACTTCGACCTGACGTTCAATTTCGACCCAGAGCCCGGCAGCCGGGGCGCGTCCGCCGCGAGCGATGCCGCCAAGGGCAAACCCGGCGGCGGCGCGAGCGCACGCTGA
- the grpE gene encoding nucleotide exchange factor GrpE, protein MSAPEPRSEPNEAAPQENGAPASDAGEAQKAIEELQAKADGYLNNWRRAQADLENLRKRTEQEKQETTLWAGTNVLSAMLPVIDDFTRALEAIGAEQKKEKWFEGLSLVYKKLLTSLEAQGLTVIPTVGHDFDPKLHDAVMRVDGQEGKVITELQKGYKFRDRVLRPAFVAVGNGVKASGGKDAPEKDAAAD, encoded by the coding sequence GGAAAACGGCGCGCCTGCCTCCGACGCTGGTGAGGCGCAGAAGGCCATCGAGGAGCTTCAGGCCAAGGCCGATGGCTACCTCAACAACTGGCGTCGCGCCCAGGCCGACCTGGAAAACCTGCGCAAGCGCACCGAGCAGGAGAAGCAGGAGACGACGCTCTGGGCTGGCACGAACGTCCTCTCCGCCATGCTGCCCGTGATTGACGATTTCACCCGGGCGCTGGAGGCCATCGGCGCGGAGCAAAAGAAGGAGAAATGGTTCGAAGGCCTCTCCCTTGTCTACAAGAAGCTCCTCACCTCTCTCGAGGCGCAGGGCTTGACGGTCATCCCAACCGTCGGCCACGACTTCGATCCTAAGCTCCATGACGCCGTGATGCGGGTTGATGGCCAAGAGGGCAAGGTCATCACCGAGCTGCAGAAGGGCTATAAGTTCCGCGATCGCGTCCTGCGGCCGGCCTTCGTCGCCGTGGGCAACGGCGTCAAGGCATCCGGCGGCAAGGACGCGCCCGAGAAAGACGCGGCGGCCGACTAG
- the tatC gene encoding twin-arginine translocase subunit TatC — MPDQEMSLIGHLAELRRRLMICAVALIAGLVVAFVFRRQIIDILREAGDNPDLYFTTITGGTETVLRVVLYGGLVAAIPVFVYQAIRFLAPALGPGQRKYLYITPGVLGLAFAAGAAFAYFIVVPPSIRFLLNFGEDAGFTSLPTADSYINLVVALMFWMGVSFELPFVMYFLSLLGITTPKSYTGFRRPWIVIAVVLGAVITPTFDPINQALVAGPFIVLYEVGILLSRFAWRGKPLPAA; from the coding sequence ATGCCTGACCAGGAGATGTCACTCATCGGCCATCTGGCCGAGCTGCGCCGCAGGCTGATGATCTGCGCCGTGGCGCTCATCGCCGGCCTTGTGGTGGCCTTTGTCTTCCGCAGGCAGATCATTGACATCCTGCGCGAGGCGGGCGACAACCCTGACCTCTACTTCACCACGATCACCGGAGGCACGGAGACTGTCCTGCGCGTGGTCCTCTATGGAGGGCTTGTGGCGGCGATCCCCGTCTTCGTGTATCAAGCGATACGCTTCCTCGCCCCGGCCCTGGGGCCGGGACAGCGGAAGTACCTCTACATCACACCGGGGGTCCTGGGCCTGGCCTTTGCAGCAGGCGCCGCCTTCGCCTACTTCATCGTCGTGCCGCCGAGCATCCGCTTCCTCTTGAACTTCGGCGAGGATGCCGGGTTCACGTCCCTGCCGACGGCCGATAGCTACATCAATCTGGTGGTGGCGCTGATGTTCTGGATGGGCGTCTCCTTCGAGCTTCCTTTCGTCATGTATTTCCTCTCGCTCCTGGGCATCACCACGCCTAAGTCGTACACGGGCTTCCGCAGGCCCTGGATCGTCATCGCGGTGGTCCTCGGCGCCGTCATCACGCCCACCTTCGACCCGATCAACCAAGCGCTCGTGGCCGGGCCCTTCATCGTCCTCTACGAGGTGGGCATCCTGCTCTCGCGCTTCGCCTGGCGGGGGAAGCCCCTGCCTGCCGCGTAG
- a CDS encoding helix-turn-helix transcriptional regulator — protein MVAKLKENSFNLLGKRWSALIVKDLMNGPRRFREILNDIGRINDKVLSQRLKELEDQGIIDRKVYAEVPVRVEYSLTERGRGLAGVIHAMQDWDTGKMREAAPVAMAAPEPTPIRQEPIAAPVAVVAEHTAPPVAAQAAPTPVVAEAPKVEPPTPFRQPSAESHPPMSSPMDDRGQQHKSFWKRFGL, from the coding sequence ATGGTAGCAAAGCTGAAGGAAAACTCGTTCAATCTTCTGGGCAAAAGATGGTCTGCCCTCATCGTGAAGGACCTTATGAACGGCCCGCGCCGCTTCCGCGAGATCCTGAATGACATCGGGCGCATCAACGATAAAGTGCTCTCCCAACGCCTCAAGGAGCTCGAAGACCAGGGCATCATTGACCGCAAGGTCTACGCGGAAGTCCCCGTGCGCGTGGAATACAGCCTCACCGAGCGCGGCAGAGGCCTGGCCGGCGTGATCCATGCGATGCAGGACTGGGATACCGGGAAGATGCGAGAGGCCGCGCCCGTGGCGATGGCCGCCCCTGAGCCCACGCCCATCCGCCAGGAGCCTATCGCGGCCCCTGTGGCCGTCGTCGCGGAGCACACCGCGCCGCCCGTGGCCGCCCAGGCAGCGCCGACTCCCGTGGTGGCCGAGGCGCCTAAGGTTGAGCCGCCGACGCCATTCCGCCAGCCGAGCGCCGAGTCGCATCCGCCCATGAGCTCGCCGATGGACGATAGAGGCCAACAGCATAAGTCGTTCTGGAAGCGCTTCGGCCTCTAG